The Lepidochelys kempii isolate rLepKem1 chromosome 11, rLepKem1.hap2, whole genome shotgun sequence DNA segment CGAGTGCTTTAAAAGGGGTGATGTGCTGCACTGTGTGGGCTGAGAAAGATCTCATGTGCTCCCCATCATCAATTCTGAGATTTGCACTGATTGGCATTAAGGCTTTTGGGGTGATGGTTCTATGACTCAAACTCAGTGGCTTTGTTTGGTCTACCAGAGTCTGAGGCTGGTGATCTTCGGGGATGGTACAAGCCTTACCTAAGACATTTAAGCGAGTCAGAATGTGGATGGAAGACTCTAGAATGAATGATGTGCGAGTTCCTCCAAGTAACAGGGATAGCCGTCTGCCTCTGAACATAGCTCAATTCTTATTGTGCTTAACACGCTGGAATATGAATGGCTGCTATGGGTGGCTGATCATCTATGAACATCATGTAGTAATTcctggttttttaaattattgttttagCTGGACGCATGTATAATGTTTGATCAAATACTGTTCAGGGAGAAAGGTATAAAACCATCCAAGTATTTGCTTTGTGTAGAGTGGTCATGTTCTGTGGGATACCTTCTGGAAGAACAGTAGTGTGGTTAACTAATTCGTGTCACattctgtgctgcacccctgCACCGAAAAAAGGATTTTCTGCCGCTTACACTATTTGCAGCTTCACTGGGTGAAAATAAAGAAGCAACAGTGGCCAGGTCTGAGTGTCCCTCCTCTAACAAAAAtcttgaaatagttcactgtaaaattaaaaaccaaCTGTGGCTTGTCTTAAGTAATGGTAAGGTGACATTTAGAAGGAAGCCTCCAGGTGCATCCTCACCTGTTCATTGATCCAGCACAACTTCCTATACATTAGACTCTTACGACAGTCAGTAACGTTCTCTCTACCTCCACAATAGAGCTATTTAGAAAACGGGAGTTTGTATTCAGTTTGTATGAATGCTGTAATCTGGAAGGCCCAGATGCACAAAGGTATTTTGGTTCTTGGATTCCAttggatttcagtggaatttagcagcctaaattttaccttggtggatctgggcctaagtaatTGCAGTTTGACAAACATGAAAGATTAATAATTTGTGAAAAATAAGAAGTAATTAACAAATGAGGACAATCAGAATCCTTGTCTGAGGACTCCTAAAGCTTCAAAATACTTTAATGTTCTTATGAAATAATTGACATCCACTATCATTTCTTTGCCTGCAGTAAATATATTGTCCTTTTTAGTTGGCACACTGTTCTGATCATTGTCTGTACAGTAATCTTTTGAGTAATTCAGTTCAGTTAGATGTTATCAGTCACCTGGAGTTTCTTCCTCAGAAGCTGTTACGGCTTTCAAGGCTCTTCGCTTCCTTAATCTTTCTGCATTTGTGATTGTCATAGGATGCAATGGGAAAAATCCAGAAAGACCTGAAAGAAAGATTATTGATATTTATAGCTGGAGTTGCAATATGACTGTTCTAGACACACAGATTCAAAGGCTAAAAGGGAGCGCTGTGATTATCTCGTCTGACATCCTATATAACACATgttatagaacttccccaaaataattcttagcatatatatttcagaaaaacatgcaatctcaagttaaattgtcagtgatggagaatacacGACAACCCTCGGTCaactgttccaatagttaatgagACTTTTAAGAAGTGAGAGtaattgtctctctcactaacccTCTAGTGGCTTGAAGTGCCTTTTACTGCTGTCTCGGCCAGCTCAGCCTCTCCATAAATGAGACCCGTTCCcatttcctcaaaaagaacaggagtacttgtgacaccttagagactaacaaattatagctcatcttaattagccttttacagtttgtatggcaactcccaccttttcatgattctctgtatgtgtagatagatcttcttactatatgttccactctattcatctgatgaagtgagctgtagcccacgaaagcttatgctcaaatgaatttgttagtctctaaggtgccgcaagtcctcccgttctttttccggatacagactaacaaggctgcgactctgaaacatCCCATTTCCTGTGGCCAAAAGAAGGGTGACTGCATATATACATATTCTCAAGGATTCATgcaaagaaatgaagaaagagtCTTTGGTACTCCAAGTATGCGGAGGATCACCAAGGAAAACCTATTGTCTTTTAAGAGACATAAGCAAATAGTTCAGATTGGAAAACACACTGAGTTACCTAGAAGTTTTTCAACCGGTTTTGTGACATGTGCTCCACAACCAATCCAGTGTTTGATTCTCTCGATGTTCAAGCCAACAAGCTTTTCATTGTGGCTATTTGGGAGTGGGTCATAGCAGCCCACTTGCTCCAAATACTTGCTGTCCCGTGCTCGCTTGTTATATGCGGCCACTATACGGAAGAAGGGTCTGTTGGCACAACCACCAAGAGCCAATCGGATAGCTACGTGTCCTCCATGATAATTCTTCATAAGGAGATGAGCTGAAGGGAAGATCAACAGGTGTCACAATAGATTTGATTATAAACAGATGCGTATAGACATCGAGCCAAAAAATTCCAAAGGCCTTAGAGAAAAGcttggtttcatttaaaaatcaagaaaactgCTGTAACCTGCCCTTACGCAGCAACAATAGATTATTCTTCATGATGGAATCGAAGTCTGTCCCTTGCCAGGACATTGAGGTCTTAAAGCAATTTATTTACAATAAAGATGACAGATTTGCTCTACCAACCCTTAAGAGAGTTCAGCGGTGAAGGCTGCACATTCTCCACTAACTGTGATTGATTTAGAGGGATGCAgaaactggggtctgtcagtacAACATGGTGTGCACGCAACCCTTAACAAGCCCTGTCTGCACTTACCAAGGTGCACCATGATGACCCTTGAAAGCACCTAAAAGAGGAAAAAGACCATGAAGGAATCCCCGCCActgccaaacacagaacaaggggctagcccactgcagctgtgccgctgtaagtgctatagggtagacatagcctgagttgaCAGAGACGAGAACCTGAAAGttatacaccggaccctcgctagaacacgcGTCTATAGAACACAAATTCTGATAGAACGTGGTTGCGGATCCCAAATTTAGTCACCGTCATTAACTTTCATTGTAACGTGGTCCCCACTGTAATGCAGTACGCGCTAGAATGCGGGATttggcatggatcccaaatcccacatTCTAGTGAGGGTCCAGTGTAGTTTGAAAATCCTGAGGGAAACATGGGAGTTTAGTTGCAAGCCCTGCCCTGGCGCCTGTAGACTCTGTCTCTCATGACCCATGTGCCATGGCGATCCTGGGAATGGAAGTTTCAAAgcacctgcccccactcccacttTTATGCTTTGGGGTTTAGGTAACTTTCAACCTCTTAGGAGCACAGgcaaaatgaaaagattttttttcccccctggtaGCCCTGCTAGGCATCAGCCTCACTGCCGCACCCtgcctgcttttctgtttcaaTAGCTTTGTTGCTAGGGCAATGCCAACAAGTGCCACATGAGTACATAAAATCACTTGTCATTTTAAGGTAAGAATTAGTTTCCCCATTATATTGGTGTTCTGAGGATTTggtattattttatatatgtacgttaaggctgtcaatcacagttctctcacacgattaactcaaaaaaatcaatcgcgattaatcacgcttataacaatagaataccagttgcaatttattatatatttttgatCCATTTtcaatactgatttcaattacaacacagaacacaaagtgcagagtgctcactttatattattatttttttattacaaatatatgctctgtaaaaatgataaaacaaaaaaaatagtatttttcaattcacctcacacaagtactgaagtgcaaagtctttattgtgaaagtgtaacaaaTGCAGCTGGGTTTTTTCTGATTGCatcactgcactcaaaaacaaaacagtttaaaactttagcgcctacaagtccactcagtcctacttcttattctgccaatcgctaagacaaaagtttgtttacaactgacaggagatactgttgcctgcttcttatttacaatgtcacctgaaagtgagaacaggcgttcccatggcacttttgtagccggcgttgcaagatatgccagatatgctaaacattcgtatgccccttcatgcttcggccaccattccagaggacatatttccatgctgatgatgctcgttaaaaaaataagacatcaattaaatttgtgactgtactccttggggggagaattgtaggtctcctgctctattttacctgcattctgcatatgtTTCATGTTACTGCAGTCTTGgaagatgacccagcacatattccttttaagaacactttcacagcagatttgacaaaacgcaaagaaggtaccaatgtgagatttctaaaaacagcAACAGCGCTcggcccaaggtttaagaatctttacaatttttttgttttttacagagcaaatatttgtaatcaaaaataaatataaatcgaggactgtacacttcgtattgtgttgtaattaaaattaatatatttgaaaatgtaagcatgccaaatatttaaagtaaatggtattctattgttgtacAACCGCACAGttaatcgtgattttttttaatcgcttgacagccccaatatatgtgtgtgtgtgtgtgtctatatgtaCACACACTATGAAAATTACTTGATTGGGTTGCAGTAATTGTTATTCTTGGATATTAACTAGTTCAGGGACTCCTCAAATCTTGCTGCTAATTGCCCGCGGTTTAAGAAATAGCCGAGAACTCCCGGTTCACAGGACGTGTGTgcgggtctctgtgtgtggggggggtctctgggtctgtgtggggcgggtgtgtgtgggggtctctgtctctgggtctgtgtgggggggtctctgtgtctctgtgtgtggggggggtctctgggtctgtgtgtggggggtctctgtctctgtctctctgtgtgtgtggggtctctgggtctgtgtggggtgtgtgtggggggggtctctgggggtgtggggggtgtgggggggtctctgtctctgggtctctgtgtgtgggggggtgtctctgggtctgtgggggtgtgtgtgtgggggggtctctgtctcagggtctctgtggggggggtctcggtctctgggtctgtgtgtcgggggtgtgggggggtctctctgtgggtctctgggtgtgggggggtcggCAATTCAAAGCCGCTGGTTTTATGCTGCGGCCCCCCCCATGGCTGGCCCCGCTCCCGCCGCCGGATCAGGGCGGCCTCAACCCCGGCCCCCTCTCGTGGCCGGCGCGCGGCTACCTGGCGGACGGGCGGCGCTGCCAGGCCCGGCCGGGGTCCTCCCCCCGCTCCCGCGCACGCCGGCTGAACCCCCCGGATCCGGGACGgccgctggggggcggggagcccgtTCCTTCCTATTCCGGCCCCGATGCCTCAGTCGACGCATCGTCAAGGTCCAGACTTcggagaaaacaataaaaactaGGTACAATCCTGCTCGTAATAAAACAatcaaaagatttcagggtctgctGGAAAGCAGCGGGTGGCCCCGCTTTGGCCCGCGTCTGCCTGTTGGCTGCCCCTGTAATAACCCCCCTGCTTTCACAGTGCTGGTGGAGAGTCACTccgggggaagggagtgggaggacaTGGCTCCCTGGGGGCCGACAAGTCGCCCTTGGGTGTCCAACTCAGGTGGACTTGCTGAcgtgaagcaggggtgctgaaggctctgagactcagagtCAGGAGGCGGTGACGCCAGGTGACTTTCctccctggaaaaagaaaaggaggacttgtggcaccttagagactcacccatttattttaggatgagctttcgtgagctacagctcacttcatcggatgcataccgtggaaattgcagcagactttatatacacacagagaatatgaaacaatacctcctcccaccccactgtcctgctggtaatagcttatctaaagtgatcatcaagttgggccatttccagcacaaatccaggttctctcaccccctcacccccctcccaaaaaccacacacacaaactcactatcctgctggtaatagctcatccaaagtgaccactctccctacaatgtgcatgataatcaaggtgggccatttccagcacaaatccaggttttctcagccccccacccccatacacacacaaactcactctcctgctggtaatagctcatccaaactgaccactctccaagtttaaatccaagttaaaccagaacatctggaggggggtgggtaggaaaaaacaaggggaaataggctactttgcataatgacttagccactcccagtctctatttaagcctaaattaatagtatccaatttgcaaatgaattccaattcagcagtttcttgctggagtctggatttgaagtttttttgttttaagatagcgaccttcatgtctgtgattgcgtgaccagagagattgaagtgttctccgactggtttatgaatgttataattcttgacatctgatttgtgtccatatattcttttacgtagagactgcccagtttgaccaatgtacatgacagaggggccttgctggcacatgatggcatatatcacattggtggatgtgcaggtgaacgagcctctgatagtgtggctgatgtgattaggccctgggatggtgtcccctgaatagatatgtgggcacagttggcaacgggctttgttgcaaggatgagttcctgggttagtggttctgttgtgtgatgtgtgcttgttggtgagtatttgcttcaggttggggggctgtctgtaggcaaggactggcctgtctcccaagatttgtgagagtgttgggtcatccttcaggataggttgtagatccttaataatgcgttggaggggttttagttgggggctgagggtgacggctagtggcgttctgttattttctttgttaggcctgtcctgtagtaggtgacttttgggtgctcttctggctctgtcaatctgtttcttcacttccgcaggtgggtattgtagttgtaagaaggcttgatggagatcttgtaggtgtttgtctctgtctgaggggttggagcaaa contains these protein-coding regions:
- the LOC140895930 gene encoding small ribosomal subunit protein bS16m-like isoform X2; amino-acid sequence: MGNVSGRGCETDTLKRDEKAMSPHPVPESPELEKRIRDFPRENNLQEAVTGFLVWTLTMRRLRHRGRNRKERAPRPPAAVPDPGGSAGVRGSGGRTPAGPGSAARPPAHLLMKNYHGGHVAIRLALGGCANRPFFRIVAAYNKRARDSKYLEQVGCYDPLPNSHNEKLVGLNIERIKHWIGCGAHVTKPVEKLLGLSGFFPLHPMTITNAERLRKRRALKAVTASEEETPGD
- the LOC140895930 gene encoding small ribosomal subunit protein bS16m-like isoform X3, whose translation is MGNVSGRGCETDTLKRDEKAMSPHPVPESPELEKRIRDFPRENNLQEAVTGFLAHLLMKNYHGGHVAIRLALGGCANRPFFRIVAAYNKRARDSKYLEQVGCYDPLPNSHNEKLVGLNIERIKHWIGCGAHVTKPVEKLLGLSGFFPLHPMTITNAERLRKRRALKAVTASEEETPGD